The Equus asinus isolate D_3611 breed Donkey chromosome 1, EquAss-T2T_v2, whole genome shotgun sequence genome segment TAACAAATATAGCTTGTGATTTTACTAAGTTTTGAAGAAGTCACAAAATTATCTGCAGTCAAATAATTGTGTAatcacatttattcattccttcaaacATGTTTATAAGAAGTTCTTATCTTTTATTGTTCACCAACTGTTTGATCTACTTCTATATTCTCATAGATattttcctcccttttgaagACTGGAAATCATAAAAAGCTGTCCATAACAGCAGCTTTGAGGTCATCTATGTTTGCTGGCTGCAGGTGGAAATCTCCTTCACAGAGCCCTAAATAGAAGGTTGTAAAATTTGGCCTTTGAGGGAGTCAGACCATATCAACCTTttgtataatttatcatccaCAGAGTTTGTTAAGGTGCTTTTGATCTTTGAAGGCAATATCTTTCAAAGAGATGTGTTGCTTATATGTGACCATTGGTTCTTTTTAGGAACCTTGGTATCATGCTGATTTCCAtgagagaatgaatttttaaGATGCTACAGTGATGACTCAATTTAACTTAAAGGCTCTAGATCCTGTTGAAAGCCAGTTGGCAGTATCAATTGAAAGAAAGTATGTGGATGGTGCTTTGAAAACAATAAAGCACTGAGTtactataagatattttatgatgaaaattttttatcatatttgtAAAACTCTTGATTTCACTGAATATTAAAAGTTCTTTGCCTTGTGCAAAATTAAGGgtggaattctaccaaatattagCCATaaagagtgttttaaaataaattcctattattctttgcatttccttataTTTATTGATGGAACATGTTTTAGGCACAGAACTAAAAATTTGGTGTCACAGAGAAAGTTACGGAAATTCATAGGCTTTGGTTTATAGAGACTTGAAGAAGTTTTTCCATCCTTCTGGTATTTTATTCCTGTCAGTTTGCattgcttctttcctttccttctcctcctcgcCAGGTTTGGTTTTGAGCTTTGGATTCAAAGAAACCCCAAAGTCAAAACAAAATGGTCAGAACTGCTGACTCGTGTTTTGTAAGCTTTTTTAGTCCAGCATTCACAGGAAGAGAGGGCGATGACGAGAAATTGGGCCTAACTTCACCCAAAGTGTTGGCAAAGTTCAGGAACCTTTGAGTGAACTTGGGCCAAGATACAGATATATACCAAAATATCAACAGTTTcctaacacatttaaaatataatttaatgcaATAATATCCTATAAAAAGTAGGTTTAGTATTTAAAATTCAATGTTAATCAGCCAgctatttttgataaaaataaaataataatctaatttatattttgtattaaataGAATATCTTGTTTTTTACAGTTGTTGGTATATTTTGGAACCTCACATGTAAAATCTACTTAAGTGTCTTCATtacctttgaaattttctttgaagatttgCAATTACAAAAAAGTGTGCTAAGCTGTGCTTATCAAGTTTCATCTTAGAATTTGTACAGCTATGTTATAAACCTTCCACAATAGTATTTTTATAATGGAAATGCTGACAAATGCAATAATAAACACCAATACAAGGGTCTTAAGTGTATTTTCATGCAGGAATTATGCATAGTAGCAAAATATTTGGTTCAATTTCCAGGGCTACTTTTGCCAAAAATCTGCTTTCATATTGGGCAACTATAAAAGATGATTGGtttctgattatttttactttccttgGAAAGCCTGATTATGTCTTtcaaatatgatttcatttagaTCTTTTTTTGCTTTACATGTCTGAATGCTAATAGTAACCTGATAGTTATGGGGAACTTAGTTTGAGACCAAAAGGCAGTTTTCAGTCAGTAAAAAGTGTATAAATAAACTGCCTCCAAGCAACATCTAAAATGATATTTAGATTCCAAGTGTCTAActaactttaaaatttcaaaaaccaATTATCACAATTTTCCAGAAGTAATTGACAccaataggattttttttaactggtgGAAGGTATTGAAAAACCAGTGTCTACTGATATTTCTATCATTGTTGGTTTAGaagataataaagaataaaatagttttaacATAGAGTGTGTTATATACTAAAAACATTTGTGTTTAAAAGTACACTGAATTTATGGATCTCACATGGGGAAAACTAAAACTATCCCATTGCTGAGAAAAGTTGAGTGTCAAGGTATGGAGGTGCAGTGGATTCATGTCTGAAATGCAGACCATTTTGTGTGACCTCTATGGACGACTTGGTGTAAGAAATAAGTCAATCCTTTTCCCTGTGCTTCTCATCTTTATTTGGCTTCAAATTATTCGATTAGTACAATGATTAAGAAACAGTTTTAAAAGACTTTACATTTTAGAGCAGCTTctaaacatataaaaaatttacaaagaacaaaGCATTTATAAACTGTAACAGTTTTAAGAATTATGGACATAAATCTTCTAGTAATAACGGAGAAATAGCTTTTTATTTAGAGATTCTTTAGGTGTTATTTACTATACTGAAAAGGTGTTCACTGTAGGATATTATGTACTTACTACGAATATAACAGAATGGTTCAGAGTATGTGGGAGAGGATTAAGGATGATGGATGGTTGTATTTACTCTTCAGGATCCAATGATTTTGAAGTCATTGTCtacacagtattttttaaatctggttTTCAGAATTGGTTCTTTCAACAAAACATTAATGATTCCTCGAAttgaaccatttttttaaaacttatttaacacttgcagatttttaaaaaatgatgtttaaTTCTCGGGAAGACTTTAAGTGGGAGAAAGACTGGAGCTTCTGTAAGCTCTTTCAATGTGGAACCCATTCACACtatatgtaaaatgttaacacatttttttaattgaacaaaTCAATAATTGCATAAATATGAGGCACTGATGGAGCCACTAGCACTCCATACGAAGTTAGAGAGGAGAATACTGTTTAATGATGAGTTGAGAAATAGTTACGTTTCCTTAACATATTGAAAtgagtaaatttaaatttatctttaaaaatgcagataCTCTAGTCTGAGTAGCCAAAAAGTTGTctagataaagaagagaaaatgagtaaTCTTACTTTGTAAAACTGGTATAGAGGTCATTGTCcaaatttcagtttattttaataaaggctgtagagaatttaaaaatatatactccctggttttcttgttgtttggTCTTAGCTagttacattttttcttttatctgtttatccTGAAGTTCTTATGATAGAAGTGGAAAAATTCTTGGTGAAAAGACAAAGTCAAAATGAGAAATCATCTTTGAGAGGGTGGTCATTTCAGAAGGAATCCAGTTCCTATAAGTAGGAGAACCAGGAAGATTTAAATGAAGGCTCTTAAGGAACAGCAAATTCCTGCAATGCTGGTGGGAGGGAGTGTGAACTGGCAGAACCTACCTGAAAGGCAATCTGGCCATATTTAGCCACAAACTTAAATGTTCATTTGCTGTAGCAATTTCATTTCTAGTTATGTAACATCAGGAAATTATCATAGGCAGAGAAGACATTTATGAGTGCTCTTTGCagcatgatttcttttttaaatggaaatagttGGAGTTAAGTTGTGATACATCAATATGACAATAAAATACAGCAATCAGAATTACATTTGCATAACATTTAAAGTCAAGGGGAAAGTTTTCATTCCATAATGCTGAGTGGAAAAAGATCAATATCCCAAAATATCCCAAGTTTGTTAAATATATTGAATTTATATCTGTATAGAAAAAAAGACCAGAAGGAAACAGATAAAAACGCTGTGTGGTAATGTGgagttatttaaaatgtttctttttttaacttttgttttccaAACTCTAGGATGAGCATATATTACCtcttaataaaatgaattatatttctaaaattatgatagggagaagtgtgtgtgtgtgtgtgcgtgcaagGGTGtgcaaaataggaaaaacaaaatgttggaATAACGGGATTGATCCCTTATGATTACTGAATTTACAGTTAAGAGGGCATGTTTCACTCTCGTTCCTCTCCTCGCTTACGTACTCCTATTTGAAGAACCCCAGTTCAGGCGTTAGCACGGTGCCCAGAAGGAAGAACGGTAGAATGTCAGAGGGTTCAAACTGGAGGCGGCCCCTCAAGATGGTCCTGCTTCAACCTCATCTCCATCACACACATCTTTCCAAAGCTGAAGAATGCATATCCTCCTTTGCCTATTTTGCCTCACCGGTCCTTAGATACAACTAGAATGAAGACTATCTTCCCTACTACAGCTAAAAATTTAAAAGTGCGCGCTCAGGCGACGCTGCGCCTGGGAAGACCTGGCCCTTTCCCTGGAGGCGACAGGGGGAGCATAGGCGGGTGGCAAAAGCTCTTGGTGCCCAAGACCCCCGGTACGCCCAGAAGCCCTCCCCGCGCGTGGGCTCGAGCTGCCCCACCCACCTCCGAGTTCAAGCCTTGGGGTCCTGGAGGGACCCGAACAAAGTTGCTGGTTCTGCGCTTAAGGGGAGGAAAGCgaaggggagtggaggggaggggagaatccTGTCCCTTCTCAGAGGTCGCCCGTTTCCTTGATTCCCcttcctttctcatctctttccttctgtctgatGACAAGCCTAAGAAGATCAGATGAGAAATCCGGAATCCCTTCACCTTTTAGGAGACCCCGCACCTCGCACCCTTGGGGATCTCTGCTCCAGGACCTCCCTAAGGGCTCGGGCCGAGCCGAGTGCGTGCAGGGGGTGTCGCAGCACCGACTcttgaagcttaaaaaaaaaaaggaaactctattatttctattaaaaacaaaaaaagtaaggCGGAGAGATTGGACTCCATAGAAGCCCCTGAAATCTGCCGTTTGCGGAGAGAATTAGCTTCCCACGCTCCCGCCCCCGTCCCCGTCCCCACAGAAGCTGCTCCAGGTCGCAGGCCTCGACGGCTCCAACTCGTTCTAACCAGTTCTAAcgcgccccgcccgcccctgCCCCACACTCCATTGAGAGCGATCGTGTATATATTAACTCTACGGCTGCCACTCTTCTGGAGCGCTGTGGGGATTTTACAATCCCGAACCAAGCTCCAGAACGTCAGACATTCTGTCTTGGAGCGTCTTTCCTAACCTTTCAGCCGCACCACTGCAGGGTCCTGATACACCCGAAGCCCGCACGCGCCCAGGCGGGGAGGGGGCAGACACCTCCATCCCACCCGGCTCAGCCGGTTTCTTTCTTCTCGCAGCTCTCTAAGAGCTCGGTCATGAAGGAAATATAGACGATGGCCAGGCGTAGTGTCTCGATCCGGGACAGCCTCTTCTCATAAGCAAAAGTGGGCACCTTCCTCCGCAGCTGGTCGAAGGCCTCGTTGAGGTTGAACATCCGCTTCCTCTCGCGGATGTTGGCGGCCTGGCGCTGAGCGTAGGTGATCACCCTTTTCCTCTTGGGGCGGCCCAGCAGGGACGCGCCTCTGCcgtgctcctcttcctcctcttcctcgtcTACTTCGCCCTCATCGTCTTCTGGATCCTCCTCCTCAAAGCGCGCCAGCCTCCTGGGTCTTCCGTCTCGGTCCCCAAAGGGGACCCCGGGCGCGAAGCCACAGAGGAGAGGGCGCCCCGGGGAGGCCAGAGACAGGTCTGCGACGAAGTCCAGCACGGTGGCGTCCACACAGCTCTCCGGATAGGCCGCCATCGCGTCGGCTCGGCCCTGCGTCTCATCGATTTCTCGCAGGGAGGGGCGAGACTGGTGATGGGCTTCCTAACAGCCCTGAGTCTGATTGTGGCACCGTCACCGAAGGGCTGGGGGCCATTGATATTTATAACCAAGCTGATAACAGGATTAGTTGCACGGATAGGGAAGGCTCTGACAACGTCCTTCCTCTAGAAACTGATGGAAGAAGACAAGCTTGAGCACGCATGGAAGACTCAAAGGGGCAGGCCTCCAATTCTGAGATCCTTTTCGCTGCGCCACCTGGGACAGTTCCTTCTTGGCAGCAACTCCCAGCTCTTACCTGCTGTGCTTTTTGTGTCTCTCCTCACCCCTGCAGCCAACTAATATTCTTCAAGCTCCTTATCTCATGTAGTTCTTTAATTTAGCTCTGGATTTTCAAAGCGAGGATGTTTTCCACCGCTCTGGCTTCTCCTTGGCTTCAGAGTAGGAGTCCTGAATCTTGCCACCCGAGGCTGCCAATGCAATGGGTGTAAAACAAGTGCATGTGCTTTTAATGATGTCCTGAAGAGGGGCCCTGTCTGCCAGGGGTCGAGCGGCGCTGTTTGTCTGGTATCCCAGTGCAGCGGCCACTGAAAGGAAAGATCTCCCATTAGCCTAAGTAAGCACGGTAGGGGGGCCGAGAGCGCATTCCCCAGAGTCGCTGTTGGAACCGGCTTTCTCCTTCCCGGGCATCATAAACAGCTCTCTTGCCGCGTTACAAACCCTGACTTCTAAAGTCTGTTTTGTCGTAATCAGCCTGACAGTTGAGATACTTGACTTCCTTTCGGTACTCTTATCTCCTACTCAGGTAAAGCAGAGGATTTTACTTCGAGGGCAAAaggcccctcccacccccgcaAACAAATCAACTTCAGTCTCCTTTCAGAAAAACCAATGAGTTGATCAGCTCACCCTCTGTTGAGAAGTCTTTCGACTTTTAAATCGCTGACCGGTATTTGTGAACAAAGAAAAATCCTGACActtccatctggcttattttccTCGTTGATCTGAAGAGCAGAAATTATACTTCATTGAATTCtatttaaggaatattttttattatttttacaacagtttttgagatgaaaaaagatttttagtttggtgtaATTAAATTTTACTGGTTTCATATTATCTctaatattttaacaaagaatggttcatttttccttcttttttgccaggagctatatttatttaattattcagtGTAGGGATTTTTAAGAAGACAGGGTGGGGCAGGATGACAtgttagaaaataatttcaaatatagaTTAGAAGAAATAGACTAAAAAGATGGGTATAGAGATGCCTTGATTCAGGGAAGAATCACCGAGGACATCAATTCCTATTAAGGAGGGAAGTTGTGACTATGACGGTTCAGTTAGTACATTGGACAGCTCCCAGAAACCGCCTATTTCTAACAGGTCAGCACAATTCCTCTTCTTCCTAGCCTCCCAGTGTGTACTCTCAGATACTATTAAAATAGCATTATCTTgacttcttctttctcttttttttttaacccatttgTGTCTGAGCTCCCCTTTGCTCTCTTCTCctttaattgattttctttctcttgcttgtATTTACTCTTCACTCTCTAGTTTGCTTTGTGATAGCTCAGGCAGAGAAGAATTGAAATTTACATTCCTGAAATACGTTAATGAGAGTGAGATCTTTGGTTATGATTGCCTATTTGGTTTTTACTAACTTCTTTCaaagagaagactgaaaaatagaaacaaattggAATTTCAACAGTGGCTAAGGAATAAgtaaatgagagaaataatttttattttgacaagCAGTAACATGCTTTCTAACTCTTGTTTAACTTACTGCGTTATTAAATATTTGGACAAATAttatagttgatttttagttgttAAAAGTTTCTCATgacttattttttcccttttaaaagcaTATGTAAGTGGATTAAATATCTCATCTAGTGAGAATCTAGTTCAATGACAAAATACATTAGGACACTTAATGAAGGGGAACATGAtagaaacttaaatttaaaatttaaccaAATAGGTGTCAGAAGCTATCAGGAGACTCTGAAGAAACTCTTTTCTTGGAGTAAAATTCTTTATGATTTTATCCAAGGGAATGAACATTTCAACAATCCTATCACAAAAGAAACTGTAGCAAAATTAATGGAGCAACAGACAGAACTGGgtagaaatattaatattaaaatattgcgATTAATAAAAAAGTCTTAATATCTTAATAGGTATGCCTGtagcagtaatttaaaaatactttgtctTCAATTTTATCATAAAATCCCAAGATAAACACTTCTGTTTATACCACAATAATTTCAGTTTACCTCAGGAATGTTCTAATCATGGTGACATAATAAGAGCAAAAATGTCAAACTCTAAGTTATAACGATTGAATATcttttgtttataaatataattatagaataaaaataagtaaatttttttctctgcttatttTGAAACATCCACTTTATTTTAAAACGTTTTTGTGGATATTTGGTTTCACAGCAAATATACATAGTAAATGTAGTAAAAAGTGGTAAGTAGTTTGAAACAGTTCATTCCATTGGAAGGAaccattattttcatttctacatTGCAAAGTtgaggaaacattttaaaaaatacaactgaGGATTAAAGGAAGTTAAATTCAAACTTGACTCCTTTGGGTTCTAGGTCTATTGTTTATAATTATTCAGTGACCTACACGGAGGCTTTTGTAAAGAGTTTGACAATAAACTCTCCACAAACTTTGCTCAAGACGTTTCACAAAATGATCATGAAATGACAGTCAGTTTTGCTTAGTTTATTACCTACTTTCTCTCTATTAGCCATCCcaattaaaattaaacactttgTGTATATTGTGTCTTATATTCAGAATCAAAGTAGAAGAAATGAATGACCAAGAATAACTTGAGCAATCATTTTtaagggggctggagggtggaaTTAAGAGGTAAGGAGAGAAAGGTGGATAAAAAAGTATCCAGAGAGTAAAGCAAATACCTCACTCTCCCAGATTTGCTGAAACCCTGCCTTTCCCTCCCCTCTTTATGCCCCTTCCCTTATTCTTACAGGATCTTAagcaaatttgggggaaaatgataaaatagGACGACGTAAATATTTGTCATGAGTGTAAGGAGTAAAGTGTCAGAAACGTTCCCTTAGCTGACATAGAGAAGGGGCCCGCATCTTCTTACTCAATTTCAAATTGTATATGGTTTATGGCCATGGCCGATTTTAGAGTTAGAAGAATATATAtgcatctgttttatttttctattttaggtAAGCTTTTTTTGAAGTTTAatgtatatacttaaaaattcACAAATCCTATAAGAGCATGTTAATGAATTTTCATAAAGTAAACATACTCGTGAAACCAGTgcccaaatcaagaaatagaatgcTTTATTGAAGTTGGAGATAATGTAGAAACAGATAAATCTTAAGTGTATAGCTTGAGACTATTTCAACCTTCCCCACAACCTTGTACCCATATCCAGTCACTAGCCACTCTCCAAGGTATTATTCTTAACTTCTAAGATTAATTTAGCCAATTTTTGagcattatataaaaataaactatagcttgtgtactcttttgtgtctttcatttaatatttttaaatgagagttATGCATATTATTCTCATTGCTGAATAGCATTATTTAATTGTGTGAAAATATCTTCTACTGTTGATGTACATTTGggtattttccagtttttagctattacaaGTAGCAGTGCTATGGATATTGCTGTACATATCTTTGATGAGAACATTTATACATTCCTGTTTGGTatacacctagaagtggaataggTTATGAACATGTTCCGCTTTAGCAGTTACTGATAAATTGTCTTCTAAAATGGTTGTAAGAATCTACACTGTCACTGGTGATGTATCAAAATTCTAGTTTCTTCACACCCTTGTCAACAGTTGGCATTTTCAAGCCATTCCGAAGATGTGCATGAGCATcacattgtgcttttgattttcatttccctgattacaAATGAAATTGAGCACTGTTTCATATCGGCTAATTACGTAATGGCTCCCTTAGTAAAGAGCCTGCTCAAATGTTatgctaatttttataattttttatttatttgtatatatattcagATATGAGTCCTAAGTCAAACATATGTATTACAAATAGCTTCTCCCTACTCTGTGGctttccttttcactctcttaatgatTGTCTTCTGAtgagaagaatttatttatttttattaaggcaaatttcttagagcagtttaaagtttatagcaaaattgagaaggtacagagatttcccacatacacCCTGCCCCTACAGGTGAATAGCtgccctcattatcaacatctcccaccacagtggtacatttgttacaactggtgAACTTACATTGGCTCATAATTAACAAAGTCCATAGTTCTACCTTAAGGTTTACTCTTGATGTTGCACATTCTATGGATctggataaatgtataatgacatatgtATCATTAcaatacagagtattttcactgacctagaaattctctgtgctctgcctttcattgccctcccctcctcagcaatcactgatctttttattatcCCAtcgttttgtcttttccagaatgtcatatagttggaatcatacagtatgccgCCTTTTCACActgacttctttctcttagtaatatgcatttaaagttcctccatgtctttttatggcctgatagctcatttctttttagtacagaataatattccattgtctgggtgtttatccattcacctactgaagtaTATCTTGGTTGCCTCCACTTTTTgacaattacaaataaagctgctataaacatcagtgtgcaggtttttgtgtggacataagttttcaactcctttgggtaaataccaaagagcatTACTGCTGGATTTTATGGTAAGAGTATAGTATTCAGCTTTGTACAAAATCACCGAAGTgtcttcaaagtggctgtaccattttgcattcccaccagcaatggatgagagttcctgttgctctccATCCTCATCAGCATGtcgtgttgtcagtgttccagatttgggTCAGAAGGTTTCAGTTTTACTATAGTCCAAATTACCATTTTTTCCTACCTAGTACTCTTTATGTCATGTTTAAGAAATCTTAACTTATTCCAAGTCATGAAGACATTCTTTTATGTTTCCATCTAAAAGCTTTTTTCCCTCTCACATTTAGAACTTTAACCAACCTAGAAATGATTTTTGTATAGTATGAGTAACAGACGTGGTAGCCAAAGTTTATTTGGTTTTCAAGTGGATATCCAATTaacacaacaccatttattactgaaaagaccattctttcctcattaaacttattcattttattaaaatatttccaaatgaaataagtATCTTTTCTGTCCTCAGCTCCAGGAAAAACAtctaagaaatgtaaaaaaaaaaaaaatcaattctagggCTTGTCTACATTTAGAGTTAAGAAATTCTTGCTTACATTCAAACTAATTTCTTGCTATTCTACTTATAATCCTGATTCAAATGAAAGTAAGGGCTCCTTAGAATGTTGTAGCTCAGGGATTGGCAAAGTTCCTCTTTAATgggaaaaatagtaaataatttagGCTTTTTATAGGTTATACAGTCTCTCTTGAGCTACTCAACTTTGCCTTTGAGTATAAAAGTAGCCAGAGCCAATATGTAAATGAGTAAGAATGGCTGTGTTCTCTAAAATTGTATTTACAATACCTGGCAGTGGACTAGATTTGGCCCTTAGACTGTAGTTTGCCAGCCCCTGCCCTATATAATAAGCTTATCTCCATATTCCCCAGGACACCTAATATGAAGACTTGCTAAGATAGGACACTCAAAAATATGAAGGAATATGCAATTGTTGAGCATGTATCTTgctcatgtgtgtgtatgtgtgtgtcagaGAGGTGGGAGAGTGGACAGGGAGCATGAAAATGCTCTGGAAGCAATTGAATCTGTAGCTGCTGTCCTTGCAATTAAACTGAGGTGTTACAGAGTAACAAGAAGAGGCTCTGTGTGGGAAGCACACATGCCAAGTTAAAGTTACCATCGTAGAGACTGAAGCCTTATTTCTACCCACTGAAAACAAATACCAAATCTGAGGATCTGCTCTTTAAAATATTAGTATTACTAGGTTCTGGGTGAATGACATTTAACTGGGAATAAGTAAGAGACAAATAAGGAAGAGATAAAGTTCCTGGACAGAGCAGGCTTCTTCTCTGTGAAGTACTTCTCATTGcaaaaatccattcattcaatgaagAAGACAGCTGCTTTGGAGCCAGCCcagccagtggcgcagcagttaagtctgCATGTTCTGCattggtggccccaggtttgctggtttagatcctgggtgcagacctacataccgcttgtgaagtcatgttgtggtaggcatcccacataacaagtagaggaagatgagcatggatgttagctcagggccagttttccttagcaaaaagaggaggattgttggcagatgttagctcagggctaatcatcctcaaaaaaagaaagcagctgCTTCAAAAGGCTTATCCTTGCCACCCTTCTTTCCACCTACACCATCTTCTTTTTGCCATACATAATTGTGGCAGAAATTGCTCATTGTTCTCCAGTATCTACTTAACCTTTTTCCTTTTAGTAATAGAGCCACCCACACATAATTTAGCTGGGTACCTTTCTGCCCCACTACATTCATGCCAATGGGATAAATGAGATGTGATATGTGCAAGTTCAAGTTgttcttttgaaaacaaaatcatcTGCCTTCTACTTGCTCCTTTGCCCCCTTCCCACAGCCTGGAATGTGCGTACTTTGGTGGTTAGCTAGCACTGACCATGTAGACAAGGACATCACCCTGTGCAGGGGTTGGAAAACTtctcctgtaaagggccagacagtacgtattttaggttttgcaggctATATGATCTCTTTCACAACTACTTAACCCTACCACTGTGGTGTGAAAATAGCCACAGATAATACACAGATGAGTGGGTGTAACTGAGTTTcaatagaattttatttacaaaagtaggTGGCTAGCAGAATTTGGTTctcaggctgtagtttgctgacttcGGCCCTAGGGGATGGCAAAGCAACAG includes the following:
- the FERD3L gene encoding fer3-like protein; this encodes MAAYPESCVDATVLDFVADLSLASPGRPLLCGFAPGVPFGDRDGRPRRLARFEEEDPEDDEGEVDEEEEEEEHGRGASLLGRPKRKRVITYAQRQAANIRERKRMFNLNEAFDQLRRKVPTFAYEKRLSRIETLRLAIVYISFMTELLESCEKKETG